The window atataaatatttattatgacatACTAATGATTGCAAAAGATGTTAAAAAACAAGCAGCTATTAATCGTTCATTGAATGACAGTTATATTGCTGATGCATATGATGAGCTGCTAACACAAGCTGAAATACAAGGAcacatcaataatataaattgtcgTTGTGCATATGATAAagtattaaaatcattaaacaCTGGTGGTGATGAATTGCTGGTGGCATTGAAAaatccaaatttaaaattggaaaatatcATGACAAGTAATGTTGATTTATATCAGGGTATATTGAAAATACTTGTTAGTAATAAtagtgatgataatgatgagtATTTTAAGAGTAGCTGTCATTGGTCTGATgtgctacaaaaaaaaataaacattgcaAATGACGTTGCTGATAGAAGTACAAGACAACAACAAGCTGTTGATGATTTGAATAAatcacttgataataattcagaGGAAGAATTTTATAAAGCATTAATTAATCCAGATTTATGGGTAGCTGATTATGTTGATGTATTTTGTGTACCATTATATTTTTgggaattaaaaattgatcgTATTGATTCAAATGCTGATATAACAATGGAAGATATTAGATCAAGTATACGTGTGTTGACAGCTGTTGGTTGTATAACAAAAGCTGTTGATATTGGTGATCCAGAGCTTGTTTATCAGGCATTAAAAAATCCAGATACACATGTACAAGGtattgatgaatataataaagtaaaatattatcagGCACTTGAACAGGCacgttttaataatcaaaataatgataaaaaattatgtacaaTATTGACATACAATGACATACAAGAATGCATTGATTATGTCAATGAACAATGctgtaatgatgatgaagcaattaatatattacgtgaattaaataatgctgttaaattaaataatagatcaaatttaataaaagcaTTATGTAGtttacatttgaaaattaataaaacaatatcatcaaatgatgtatcattgtatttaaaattatttcattgttgtcttgataataaaaataatgatgcatCTGAATTATGGCTTGATGATATTGAATATGTTGTTGATACAGTTgatgaacaaataaaacatgttaaaagtatcattgaaatattaactaaCTTAAATAATGCCATTgaaagtaataatattattggaacAATAAGTTGTTTACAAGAAActggtataaaaataaatataaatgaacaaaaaaaatattacaaagcattaaaaagtttaaaaaattataaaaatataaattatcattcttGTTGGATTTCATATGTTACAGAAATTGGTgttgaatgttttttaaatcttgatgattataattatacatgGGATAGAcctaaaaattatgaatcagtTAGTCGTTTTATAACAATTGATGACATTgaagatattattaaaacaacaactgctgaagaatataatttaccaTCTGGTAGAATTGATGAGAAGTTGATAATAAAGCTACAAGCAATTGCACGTGGTTATTTATTGAgaatgaaaatatcaaaacgtcttatgtatttttgtgataatattgataaaataattgtcattcAATCAGCATGGCGTGGTTATTTACAACGTAAATTATATGCCAATGAGagaatatcaaataataaaatgaaaaaatttaaaataaaacgtacatttaattattacgagagtaatattaataaaattattaaaattcaagcaTTATGGAGAGGTTACACAGCTAGAAAAGCAtttcattcattattaaaaattgataaaataccaTTTTCAGATGTACGATATTTTTCTggtgtattaaatttaaattcagttGATTATGAAAAAGATTTACAAatgagtaaattaaaaaatgacgtTGTACAAACAATAAGAcacaatcaaaatttatcacaacAACTTGATAATATGGATATTAAAATAGCactattaatacaaaatagaaTAACACTACAGGATGTCATTGCACATGgtaaaaatcttgaaaatttaacaaaagaaaaaacctcaagatcaagaaaaaattcaacaaatgataatagcattattataaataaaggattaaaatcattaacaaaAGATGGAAGAAAAATGTtggaaaattatcaatatttattttatgcattACAAACAAATCCAGATTATTTAACAaagttattatttagtttaccAGAaagtaaatcaaataaatttttagaaaatgttatattaacattatttaattttggatCAAATATTAgagaagaatatttattattaaaattatttggttGTTCATTGGAACaagaaataatgttaaaatatcaaaaaccaTCAGAAGTTGTTACTGGTAATCcacttgtattaaaaattgttgttaattattcACGACAATTAAATAGACAAAAATCATTGAGACAAATACTTGGtccaattattgaaaaagtacttgatgataaaacaatatgCATTGAAACAAATCcagttgatatatataaatgttggagaaataaattagaaatggAAACTGgtgaaaatcaaaatttaccATATTCAGTAACACATGCACAAGCATTGAGTTATCAACAAGTTCAAGAACGTTTAACACGtggtattaaaatattacgtGATACTGTAACATTATTtcttaataaaattactgaatcACGTGATTTAATACCATACAGTATGCTTTATAtggcaaaaatattatacaatacacttgttaaaaaatttccaaattcACCAGAGAAAGATTTCTTAAAAGTCGTTggtaatttgatatattatcattttataaatgcaGCAATTGTTAATCCAGATGCATTTGATATAATAACAACACCAGCTGATCGTTCATTGTCAAATGATCAACGTAGAAATTTAGCAAGTATTgctaaaatattacaatttgcTGCATCGAAAAAAGGCTTTGGTGATGAATCAACACATTTGATATGTTTAAATCCATTTATCATTGAGTGTCATGAgaaatttaagaaattttttcgttCTTGTTGTCAAATTGATGATCTTGAAGAACACTTTAATATACATGAATATACtgaagcaacattaattcataAACCAGAAATATACATGTCAGTACAAGAAATATGTGATACTCATAATTTATTGCTTGAATATCAGTATGACATTGCACCAGATCCAAAAGATATACTGCATGAATTGCTGGATGACCTGGAGTCATCACCAACTGTTGCATCATTGATGGGCATTACTGAACAGCCAATTTGTGATTCAACATTAATTAGACTTGGTAAAACAGAAGTATGTCTtgtattgacaaataaatttcaagtacCAGATACATGTAgtcaaagtttaaataaattatttatcataacaaAAGAATTACTTGTAtcagtattaaaatatttatctggtAATAATCTTATTGATGCACTTGAGTTACCATcaacaaaacaacaaaatattttatacaatgaaCAATATAAATCATCacaattaacatttaaattattacataaaaattgtatgacacttgatgattgtaaaaaacaacttaaaaattatttatataaacttgAATGTGGTGGTTTAGTTAGTAGAAATGATggttatcaaaaaataataacagcaaTTGCTAAGGATCTTTGTAATAGAGgtaaatatagaaatattagaaataaagAATTACAAACATTGAGAGCAACAAGACAACgtttacaagaaaaaacaaaatattatgctGAACAAGtacaatattataatcaatatattaatacatGTTTAGAAAATTTACATACTGGAAAAGGTTCATTacgttcaattaaattatcaaaaaataatcatgaaaataatcatgaaaaacttaaatcaaaatcaacattaaaatattcggcaattaaattatttgaaaaggGTATTGTTGTTGAACTTGATGGTTTAACAAAtggacaatttaaaaatatatcatttgaaATAACACCAACTGAACAAAGTggtatatttacaataaaagcCAAATTTTTAGGTgtacaaatggaaaaaattgatattgatatacaaaaattactaGAATTACAATTTGAAGGACGTCCAATTATGGATCTTTATGGCAGAGccaaaataaatgtcaatctTTTATTGCATCTTATTAACAGaaaattttatggaaaataaatttaattatcatgtcaaatcttcatcatttttcaatcatttattttgtatttttttttttttttaaatatttatactaataatttgattaaattaactgattaattgataaaaatgaattcaatgattattaaatttttattaatcaaaaggGAAAATTTAATgggaattaattttaaaaatttacacaaattaattattaagtttAGATAAATCTAACGAAATGtttaattgctttttttttttttttttttctttcataaatcatgtgttgataattatcaattaatattatcgaaataatttaaaaatcgaaatGAATTACGTAGAAATAAattcttcaaaaataaatgaataaaaattaatttacaacaatgataattgaataaacaattaatcaattaatttttgttgtagattttttttatcaaaattaattttgaagtaTGGCCATGGAAacaacgaaataaataatcaaaaatcaaTGTAAATATTCACCACGTATCTATTTGTAttaataagtattttttttcttatttttttttttcatttttatatatatttatatcataattaatacattgttttaaatattaaacaataacatgAAATGTATACTCACTTTTGTACGACAGTGCAACgaatattcttattttttttatataaaataattaataatatttaccaatgaatttatgaattataaataataatgttatacagacattaatttgacaataaatattttcctttttcttttcatttttatacaaaaaaatttaattgttttaattattgaaataaacagGTAAAGCCCgctttttcccttttttttttttttttaaataagttgCACCGTCTTAGCAAGATAAggcaaatttttaattaattactctgcattaaaattttattatttataaaatctaacgagatattattttccaaacattatttatcctgtttattatttttttttcaacaaattggttctgttttatttatttactatttcatTATGATTTTAAACGATGAATgactgttttttaaattaaattaagacatctgtgaaaattaaaattaaaaaaaaaaaaaaaacaataatgtattacaataattttgtttaatttcttaattaaagttatttaatttgatacaCCAGCATAGAGATAATAAATACcacgaataataataataataattttttttttttcattttttttttttatcttttttttacatttatttatttatttatttattggttcTGCACTGGAATTAGTGCAAAGTctagtatattattattattattagtatattattttgttcataatttaaattttaaaagttataatattataaaggTTATCGTTTGTTCAAAACATTTGAAAATGTACGAAATTTAGTATCAACACTGGGTATTCCAGCAAGTGCTTGTTCCATGGTGTTACGAATTTTACTCAAGTCAGGCATTTTTTCACAAGATTCAATGTTTAGCAattcagtaaaaaaatattcccatgctgtttttttgacatatctaaatgtgaaaaaaaaataaaaaattaattgattaattaattgataaatttcataattttttaatgtaaatattgGATTAATTACCTTGGCATTTTTGATGTGACAAACCAACGATCACCAGTATTGGTAACTCTCATATAGTTACCAAATAATAGACAATGTGCTGATGCAGCCAAACAATATAAATCAGTTTGATAAGTCCAAGGACGACCAGTTTGCATTTCAATACATGTAAAATCttctgttttaataatttgtgtaAATTTAGTACCTTCAGGAAATAAACTCATGTCAATACTACATCCAAAATCAATAAGTTGTATTGTTGGTCTAAAATCTTCAACAGGTAAATGcatcaatagaaaattatcTGGTTTAATATCACCATGAATAATTTGACATTTATGAAGATGTTCAACAATTTGTAACatttcaattgtaaaaaaaatagcaagtGGTTCAATTAATGGTTTACCAGTTGCAATTTTAACTTGATTTGTAACAGATAATAATGTACCATATTTTGAAAAACCAGATACAAGTACACTTGCATTATCTAGCACATGAGCTTTGGTAACATCCATATAACCACGTAACATATGTGGATTTGTTAAACGTGCTTTTATTTCTCTAGCAATATAATATTCCCATACCCATGCTGGTCTTTGGGTTTTTAATGCAACTGTTTGATTTGATTGTACATGTATTGCTTTCATAACAGTACCATATGTACCTTTACCTAAACATTTTTCCATATCATATTGATCATTACCAAGTGTTATACTTGATGATGGTGAAAATTTAGTTAAAACTGTATTTGTACGTACATAACCATCTGAATGATGTGGTTgaggaaatttaattttacgtaATAAACcagatattattgttttatcaaatggATTAATATCACCAGTTGGTAATTGaaattcttcttcttcaactTCATCCATTGGTTCATCAACAATCaatgaattatcattattattttttattttattatcatcatcattaattgtattatttttttcatcaacatcaagttTAAATGGTACACGTAAATCacaattatttcttatttcaGATGTTATTTGATCAACATTACGTTGTACAGTACGTGGACTTTGTGCATGAACAGCTTGTATTTTAGCTCGTAAATTTTGATcatttgttgttaatgatgtttcattattttcaatatctttATTACTATCAATATTAACactaatatcattattattattattattagttgttaatttattaacaatatcatCAGATGGTGGTGATGTAAAACCAAATCCAGTTGTTCTTGTATGTCCACTACTACCAGATCCACTACTTGTTGATGTATATTCACGTGTTGTTTCCATAATAACACTGAGTTTAT is drawn from Aphidius gifuensis isolate YNYX2018 linkage group LG3, ASM1490517v1, whole genome shotgun sequence and contains these coding sequences:
- the LOC122853382 gene encoding ras GTPase-activating-like protein IQGAP1, encoding MTEVSAESIISNNDTDVRKSAEEMDEQRQKTTAYEYLCHLEETKIWMEACLHEELPPTTELEENFRNGIYLAKLANFMDPIGVPLKKIYDIEQRRYKIAGLQFRHTDNINLIKKIHDISRVIYCIHALSTHLFKLGKAPQIQDLYGKVNFTDAEINAVKEELKKYGIQMPAFQKIGGLLTNNMAGDTAALHAAVIAINECLIEPLKLDELYESLSNTSARLKNIIYDHINIYYDILMIAKDVKKQAAINRSLNDSYIADAYDELLTQAEIQGHINNINCRCAYDKVLKSLNTGGDELLVALKNPNLKLENIMTSNVDLYQGILKILVSNNSDDNDEYFKSSCHWSDVLQKKINIANDVADRSTRQQQAVDDLNKSLDNNSEEEFYKALINPDLWVADYVDVFCVPLYFWELKIDRIDSNADITMEDIRSSIRVLTAVGCITKAVDIGDPELVYQALKNPDTHVQGIDEYNKVKYYQALEQARFNNQNNDKKLCTILTYNDIQECIDYVNEQCCNDDEAINILRELNNAVKLNNRSNLIKALCSLHLKINKTISSNDVSLYLKLFHCCLDNKNNDASELWLDDIEYVVDTVDEQIKHVKSIIEILTNLNNAIESNNIIGTISCLQETGIKININEQKKYYKALKSLKNYKNINYHSCWISYVTEIGVECFLNLDDYNYTWDRPKNYESVSRFITIDDIEDIIKTTTAEEYNLPSGRIDEKLIIKLQAIARGYLLRMKISKRLMYFCDNIDKIIVIQSAWRGYLQRKLYANERISNNKMKKFKIKRTFNYYESNINKIIKIQALWRGYTARKAFHSLLKIDKIPFSDVRYFSGVLNLNSVDYEKDLQMSKLKNDVVQTIRHNQNLSQQLDNMDIKIALLIQNRITLQDVIAHGKNLENLTKEKTSRSRKNSTNDNSIIINKGLKSLTKDGRKMLENYQYLFYALQTNPDYLTKLLFSLPESKSNKFLENVILTLFNFGSNIREEYLLLKLFGCSLEQEIMLKYQKPSEVVTGNPLVLKIVVNYSRQLNRQKSLRQILGPIIEKVLDDKTICIETNPVDIYKCWRNKLEMETGENQNLPYSVTHAQALSYQQVQERLTRGIKILRDTVTLFLNKITESRDLIPYSMLYMAKILYNTLVKKFPNSPEKDFLKVVGNLIYYHFINAAIVNPDAFDIITTPADRSLSNDQRRNLASIAKILQFAASKKGFGDESTHLICLNPFIIECHEKFKKFFRSCCQIDDLEEHFNIHEYTEATLIHKPEIYMSVQEICDTHNLLLEYQYDIAPDPKDILHELLDDLESSPTVASLMGITEQPICDSTLIRLGKTEVCLVLTNKFQVPDTCSQSLNKLFIITKELLVSVLKYLSGNNLIDALELPSTKQQNILYNEQYKSSQLTFKLLHKNCMTLDDCKKQLKNYLYKLECGGLVSRNDGYQKIITAIAKDLCNRGKYRNIRNKELQTLRATRQRLQEKTKYYAEQVQYYNQYINTCLENLHTGKGSLRSIKLSKNNHENNHEKLKSKSTLKYSAIKLFEKGIVVELDGLTNGQFKNISFEITPTEQSGIFTIKAKFLGVQMEKIDIDIQKLLELQFEGRPIMDLYGRAKINVNLLLHLINRKFYGK